The following proteins are encoded in a genomic region of Flammeovirga pectinis:
- a CDS encoding AAA domain-containing protein produces MKDDKTETIKYSKALVSTLEQKLKVGNLRAIHLNTVPGNSRSRLDIAQLNSLQNNLSGAFIEELTTKQQFDFNIGSSYQHLEEDEIERELLNEKVFRKLKNIHIDYKTDYQDHGVNSLGFGYPMLVFRNPKVNKQVICAPLFIWRVDLNKDPQSLSNWQITKNEEHAVLINAQLRSFIESEFDGLKLPPISEEMLADGIIDKDEILEVVNTTLSILGTTQLDTIGKLTTLSDKKTLDKITEKGKPWISWSGVLGIYKAQRESIISDLKEVQDNYEEFDMDYQGMTYQKYTTSSITVDPSQERLIHLLGTEKKLIIQGPPGTGKSQSLTAILTNALENNAKCLVVCEKKTALEVLKSNLSKLGLGHLCAVIDDVNKDRKYIVDVIREIVDGKTDVASTTVNTTNYKSIRNKYEKVKENLRTKYKNATINVLGDYTWKDAVAETLTNYSDSDRAIVQKMGVKNELYFTEQEFEELTTFIEDAEYLYKKVADLDGPITQLDKSLFAQKYTQAARLKIISFIEEMNKTINSLEKSFDEAEQKYEVDFYEKGVSNNWLIYLKSIFSSRLKLMRITTKELQSQMFSFASEFDQIIESDQNDYLFIHYDLIRAYLKECSNTINSLNLNIVNYKEYHDWKHFRLSIEKEHANKLVEILITTEVQNWSATFKYWYFNALLIHVEGQIDGEQNQDNQLLHQIETLTEEIKREQAKFIIQQHGEYIKKALLGKTKQELKLLFNYRKNKAHGAKTSLRKILAKEFDLFTAFFPITMVNPVVCSSILPMQAELYDVVIFDEASQMRLEDAFAAMLRGKHKIISGDVHQMPPSSYFSKGGDVLLEDDDDSDSLLTFAKNSAFKFSYLDFHYRSQHPHLIDFSNAAFYGARLIPMPNVENYSPITLHQVDGNYKDRSNADEASHILEYIKTLEEDFRGNYPSVGVATFNMEQRNVIWDHIYKECEYSALFNKKMQRLTTDGFFIKNLENIQGDERDIILLSTTFGKNKEGVFRQLFGQLNNVEKGYKLLNVIVTRAKKEMHVFTSFPSEVYSRYAQEIATSGNNGKAILYAYIAYARACSNGREEERIQILDTLKDHASEGIKSVIKSEDKHLFERELYTFITSIYPKNQIEVNYKLGGFYIDFVLKDTNGIPVIALECDGKPYHTSNESYRYDLHREGILAQHGIVTYRIWSTNWWQDVEGELKKLTHFIASKQEQLTTVLP; encoded by the coding sequence ATGAAAGATGATAAAACAGAAACCATAAAATATAGTAAAGCCTTAGTAAGTACCTTAGAACAAAAATTAAAAGTAGGAAATTTAAGAGCTATACACTTAAATACCGTTCCTGGAAATTCACGCAGTAGATTAGATATTGCACAATTAAACTCATTACAGAATAATCTATCAGGAGCTTTTATTGAAGAGTTAACAACTAAACAGCAATTTGATTTTAACATTGGCTCTAGTTACCAACATTTAGAAGAAGATGAAATTGAGCGTGAACTTCTAAATGAAAAAGTTTTTAGAAAGCTTAAAAATATCCATATAGATTATAAAACAGATTATCAAGATCATGGGGTAAATAGCTTAGGTTTTGGGTACCCAATGTTGGTATTTAGAAACCCAAAAGTAAATAAACAGGTTATCTGTGCTCCTCTATTTATTTGGCGGGTTGATTTAAATAAAGACCCACAAAGTTTATCGAATTGGCAAATAACTAAAAATGAAGAACACGCTGTATTAATTAATGCACAATTAAGGTCGTTTATAGAATCTGAATTTGATGGTTTAAAACTTCCTCCTATTTCAGAAGAAATGCTTGCCGATGGTATAATTGATAAAGATGAAATACTAGAAGTAGTCAATACCACCCTCTCTATTTTAGGAACAACACAACTAGATACTATCGGTAAATTAACAACATTATCAGATAAGAAGACGCTAGATAAAATTACAGAAAAAGGTAAGCCATGGATTTCCTGGAGTGGTGTCTTAGGAATATACAAAGCACAAAGGGAAAGCATTATTTCAGATTTAAAAGAAGTCCAAGATAACTACGAAGAGTTTGATATGGATTATCAAGGGATGACCTATCAGAAATATACCACCTCTTCTATTACCGTAGATCCAAGTCAGGAACGCCTGATTCATCTTTTAGGTACAGAGAAAAAGCTAATTATTCAAGGACCTCCAGGTACAGGAAAAAGTCAGTCGTTAACCGCAATACTTACAAATGCTTTAGAGAATAATGCAAAGTGCTTAGTAGTTTGTGAAAAGAAAACAGCGCTTGAAGTACTAAAATCAAATTTATCTAAATTAGGATTAGGACATTTATGTGCTGTTATAGATGATGTAAATAAAGATCGAAAATATATAGTAGATGTAATTAGAGAAATTGTAGATGGTAAAACAGATGTAGCTTCTACCACCGTTAATACTACTAATTATAAATCGATTCGAAATAAATACGAAAAAGTAAAAGAGAATTTACGTACAAAATATAAGAATGCTACAATAAACGTTTTAGGAGATTATACTTGGAAAGATGCTGTTGCCGAGACTTTGACAAACTATTCAGATTCAGACCGTGCAATAGTTCAGAAAATGGGTGTAAAAAACGAGCTCTATTTTACAGAACAGGAATTTGAAGAGTTGACTACTTTTATAGAAGATGCTGAATATTTATATAAAAAAGTAGCTGATTTAGATGGACCGATAACACAGCTAGATAAAAGTCTTTTTGCACAAAAATATACGCAAGCAGCTCGTCTAAAAATAATTTCTTTTATAGAAGAAATGAACAAGACGATAAATAGTTTGGAGAAGAGTTTTGATGAAGCAGAACAAAAATACGAAGTAGACTTTTATGAAAAAGGAGTTTCGAATAATTGGTTAATCTATTTGAAATCAATTTTTAGTAGTAGATTAAAATTGATGAGAATAACGACAAAAGAATTACAATCACAAATGTTTTCTTTTGCTTCAGAATTTGATCAAATTATTGAGAGTGATCAAAATGACTATTTATTTATACATTACGATTTAATAAGAGCCTATTTAAAAGAATGTAGTAATACAATTAATAGTTTAAATTTAAACATTGTAAATTATAAAGAATACCACGATTGGAAACACTTCAGATTATCAATAGAAAAAGAACACGCAAATAAATTAGTAGAAATATTAATTACTACAGAGGTACAAAATTGGAGTGCTACCTTTAAATATTGGTATTTTAATGCATTATTAATACATGTAGAGGGACAAATTGATGGAGAACAAAACCAAGACAATCAATTATTACATCAAATAGAAACACTTACAGAAGAAATTAAAAGAGAACAAGCCAAATTTATTATTCAGCAACATGGAGAGTACATTAAAAAGGCACTTTTAGGCAAAACAAAGCAGGAATTAAAACTCTTGTTTAATTATAGAAAGAACAAAGCACATGGTGCTAAAACATCGTTAAGAAAAATTTTAGCAAAGGAGTTTGACTTATTCACGGCATTTTTCCCAATTACTATGGTAAACCCTGTAGTATGTAGCTCTATTCTACCCATGCAAGCAGAGCTATATGATGTCGTAATTTTTGATGAAGCCTCACAGATGCGATTAGAAGATGCTTTTGCAGCTATGTTGAGAGGTAAACATAAGATAATTTCTGGAGATGTACATCAAATGCCTCCTTCAAGTTATTTTTCTAAAGGAGGAGATGTATTGTTAGAAGATGATGACGATAGTGATTCTTTATTGACTTTTGCTAAAAATTCAGCCTTTAAGTTTTCTTATTTAGATTTTCATTATAGATCTCAGCATCCCCATTTGATTGATTTTTCTAATGCAGCATTTTATGGGGCAAGATTAATTCCAATGCCCAATGTAGAAAACTATTCACCAATTACGCTACACCAAGTAGATGGTAACTATAAGGATAGATCTAACGCTGATGAGGCATCACATATACTAGAATATATTAAAACGTTAGAAGAAGATTTTAGAGGAAATTATCCCTCTGTAGGCGTAGCTACTTTTAATATGGAACAGAGAAATGTTATTTGGGATCATATATATAAAGAGTGCGAATACTCTGCATTGTTTAATAAAAAAATGCAACGCTTAACTACTGATGGTTTTTTTATTAAAAATTTAGAAAACATTCAAGGCGATGAAAGGGATATTATTTTACTATCAACTACTTTTGGAAAGAATAAAGAAGGAGTATTTAGACAGTTATTTGGGCAACTGAATAATGTAGAAAAAGGGTATAAATTACTTAATGTGATTGTTACTAGAGCCAAAAAAGAAATGCATGTATTTACCTCTTTCCCTAGCGAAGTATATAGTAGATACGCTCAAGAGATTGCAACATCGGGTAATAATGGTAAAGCTATCTTATACGCTTATATTGCTTACGCTAGAGCTTGTTCTAATGGGAGAGAAGAAGAAAGAATTCAAATTTTAGACACGCTAAAAGATCATGCTTCTGAAGGGATAAAGTCAGTAATCAAATCAGAAGATAAACACCTATTTGAGAGAGAGTTATATACGTTTATAACCTCCATATATCCGAAAAATCAAATTGAGGTAAATTATAAATTAGGCGGCTTTTATATCGATTTTGTATTAAAAGACACAAATGGAATACCTGTAATAGCTTTAGAGTGTGATGGAAAGCCTTATCATACTAGTAATGAGTCGTATAGGTATGATTTGCACCGTGAAGGAATTTTAGCACAACATGGTATTGTTACCTATAGAATTTGGTCAACAAATTGGTGGCAAGACGTAGAAGGAGAATTAAAAAAACTGACCCATTTTATTG
- a CDS encoding ParA family protein — protein MTQKDILDFLRENEMLKVSVVEKKAGIPTRSLYKALNGEQNLKPEYIEKLIQVLTPLGLKLKDKFKVISIINNKGGVAKTTTACNLGAGLSRLGKKVLLIDADPQGNLTQHLGYKDAQFFEGKELSDIIEGKCDVNDSILQYQENLHIIPSTTNLDFTNKTLNRNSGPSSYKLVRRNVIDKLENEYDYIFFDLSPSFALISNDACLIASNRALIPVDASEFAFRGINNVLSHINDYKEENPNLEVLGFLFTKTGRTKDMNKYKEALRSTNYRVFDTEIAVRDMAYNKGPLFGKDIFTLFEDESLKKQEKDGIKKAMDEHVSLAKEIIEYV, from the coding sequence ATGACACAAAAAGACATACTCGATTTTTTAAGAGAAAATGAAATGTTGAAAGTTTCTGTAGTTGAAAAAAAAGCAGGAATACCGACAAGATCTCTTTATAAAGCACTAAATGGTGAGCAAAATTTAAAACCAGAGTACATTGAAAAGTTAATACAAGTACTTACCCCACTAGGGTTAAAATTAAAAGATAAGTTTAAAGTTATCTCTATTATTAATAACAAGGGTGGAGTTGCAAAAACTACAACTGCATGTAACCTTGGTGCCGGATTATCTAGATTAGGTAAAAAAGTACTTTTAATAGATGCTGATCCTCAAGGTAATTTAACACAACACTTAGGGTATAAAGATGCACAATTTTTTGAAGGCAAGGAGTTGTCCGATATTATTGAAGGTAAATGCGATGTGAATGATTCAATTTTACAATATCAGGAGAACTTACATATTATACCTTCTACTACCAATCTTGATTTTACAAATAAAACATTAAATAGAAATTCTGGACCATCGTCTTATAAATTAGTAAGAAGAAATGTAATTGATAAGTTAGAGAATGAATATGATTATATCTTTTTCGATTTATCACCTTCTTTTGCGTTAATTTCTAACGATGCCTGTTTAATTGCTTCTAATAGAGCATTAATACCAGTAGATGCTTCTGAATTTGCTTTTAGAGGAATTAATAATGTTTTAAGTCATATTAATGATTATAAAGAAGAAAATCCTAATTTAGAAGTATTGGGTTTCTTATTTACTAAAACAGGTAGAACTAAAGACATGAATAAGTATAAAGAAGCTTTACGTTCTACTAATTATAGAGTTTTTGATACAGAAATAGCTGTACGTGATATGGCTTATAATAAAGGTCCATTATTTGGCAAAGACATTTTTACTCTTTTTGAAGATGAATCTTTAAAGAAACAAGAGAAAGATGGTATTAAAAAGGCAATGGATGAGCATGTTAGTTTGGCAAAAGAAATTATAGAGTATGTCTAA
- a CDS encoding ParB N-terminal domain-containing protein, translated as MSNGINIGDFLPDNNKSSKLIGSKKEEMSSDKIHVLDELKRWIRPLTESERTNLKNSIESEGVRDPLTFFFIDNGQKVLLDGHNRYEICEELGGADYGYEFEEVIVDIDNIDDAKLWMIKNQVGKRNLSKREMSFYRGHHYLTNKGKQGNKTGDGKLYDQLAKDYGVGKSTIIRDARIAEILDHVSDAFKHSYFDGEISVTQAKFEDALKALASESLNPSDLEDFLRGIEPLHPSTSKTTTRAVNNTPKPFTFNKVNKTIRTLIDAPLEKELGKVEKLSMEESVKELIEKYKLDIL; from the coding sequence ATGTCTAATGGAATAAACATTGGAGATTTTTTACCGGATAACAATAAATCTTCAAAATTAATTGGTTCAAAAAAAGAAGAAATGTCTTCTGATAAAATTCATGTTTTAGATGAGTTAAAAAGATGGATAAGACCTTTAACGGAATCTGAAAGAACAAATCTTAAAAATAGTATTGAAAGCGAAGGAGTTCGTGATCCTTTAACTTTTTTCTTTATCGATAATGGTCAGAAAGTCTTATTAGACGGACATAACCGTTATGAAATATGTGAGGAATTAGGTGGAGCTGATTATGGTTATGAATTTGAAGAAGTAATTGTTGATATTGATAATATCGATGATGCTAAACTTTGGATGATTAAAAACCAAGTTGGAAAACGAAATCTTTCTAAAAGAGAAATGTCTTTTTATAGAGGACATCATTACCTTACTAATAAAGGAAAGCAGGGAAATAAAACTGGAGATGGTAAGCTTTATGATCAATTAGCTAAAGATTATGGAGTAGGAAAAAGTACTATTATCCGCGATGCTAGAATTGCTGAAATTTTAGATCATGTTAGTGATGCGTTTAAACATTCTTATTTTGATGGTGAAATATCTGTTACTCAAGCAAAATTTGAAGATGCTTTAAAAGCACTTGCATCAGAAAGTTTGAACCCATCAGATTTAGAAGATTTCCTAAGAGGAATAGAACCTTTACATCCTTCTACTTCGAAAACTACTACAAGGGCTGTAAATAATACGCCAAAGCCTTTTACTTTTAATAAAGTGAATAAAACAATTAGAACACTAATTGACGCTCCTTTAGAAAAAGAATTGGGTAAAGTAGAAAAGTTATCGATGGAAGAATCGGTTAAAGAACTTATAGAAAAATATAAATTAGATATTCTATAA